The following proteins are encoded in a genomic region of Coffea eugenioides isolate CCC68of chromosome 6, Ceug_1.0, whole genome shotgun sequence:
- the LOC113774015 gene encoding F-box protein At1g30790-like, translating into MSDYIPDHLLAHVLLRLPFHSLLRSTCVSKSWRALIDSSGFIKMHLSKANQEANSPNGIKIIALNQDKLYTSDLDLEAHSSSTSVLLQMPNSSAALLIITVDTALGDRRIWSGKILDKVNFSYNTFRTELSNLNTFSSVEEQEQIGFADSWRKACYS; encoded by the coding sequence ATGTCAGATTATATTCCAGACCATTTGCTTGCCCATGTGCTCTTGAGGCTGCCGTTTCATTCTCTGCTACGGTCTACGTGTGTATCAAAATCATGGCGTGCTTTAATTGATAGCTCAGGCTTCATCAAGATGCATCTCAGCAAAGCCAACCAAGAAGCGAATTCCCCCAATGGGATCAAAATTATTGCCCTGAACCAAGACAAATTATATACTTCAGATTTGGATCTTGAAGCTCATAGCTCTAGTACTAGTGTACTACTGCAAATGCCAAACAGCTCAGCTGCCCTTCTGATCATTACTGTAGATACGGCTCTGGGTGATCGAAGAATATGGAGTGGAAAAATCTTGGACAAAGTTAACTTCAGTTACAATACCTTCAGGACTGAGCTTTCGAATCTTAACACCTTTAGCTCTGTCGAAGAACAAGAGCAAATTGGTTTTGCAGATTCATGGAGAAAAGCTTGTTATTCATGA